The Streptomyces cathayae DNA segment ACAGCGTCGAGACCGTCCGCAGCTACGACCCCGACTGGAGCGCCCCGACCGGCGGTCACCGCTCCGCCGTGGCCTTCGAGTACCCCGACCCCCAGGCCGTCGACACCGCGTACGCGGAGCTGGTCGACGCCGGTTACGTCGGCCACATCAAGCCGTGGGACGCGGTCTGGGGCCAGCGCTACGCGATCGTCCTCGACCCCGACGGCATCGCGGTGGACCTCTACGCCCCCCTGCCCGCCTAGGAGCGACTCACCGGAGGTGCCGAGCCGTTGTCGTACCTCGGGATCGACATAGGCGGAACCAAGACGGCACTGCTCCTGGAGCGGCCCGGCGCCCGCCCGGCGTACGCCCGGTTCGACTGGCCCGCGGAAGCGGACGCCGAAGCGGACCTGGCCGCTCTCGCCGGGGCCGTCTCCCGCCTCGTAGGCACGGGCGGCCCCCGCACGGTACGGGCCGCGGGCATCGCGCTGCCGGCCACCGTCCGGGACGGACTGATGGTCGCCTGGCCCTCCCGCCCCTCCTGGGCAGGGCTGCGGGTCGGCACCCTCCTGGAGCGGGTGCTGCCGGGTGTGCCGGTCGCCCACGAGGACGACGGCAGTCTGGCCGCCCTCGCCGAGGCCGCCGCGACCGGGGCGCGGGATCTCGCGTATCTGGGCGTGGGCACCGGTATCGGTGGCGGCCTGGTGCTCGGCGGCGCGCTGCACGGCGGACCGCGTGGCGGGGCCGCCGAGATCGGCCACATGGTGGTCGACCCCGGCGGCCCCGTCTGCGTGTGCGGCCGTGTCGGCTGCCTCCAGGCGGTCGCGTCGGGCACGGCGACCCTGGCGCGGGCCGCGGCCCTGCGCGGGGCACCGGTCGCCCCGGACGCCTTCCGCACGGGCCTCGCGCAGGAGTGCGCATGGGCCAGGGATGCTCTGCGTCCGACCGTCGCGGCCCTGTCGGTCGCGGTGGTCAACCTGGGCGAGCTGGTGCAGTGCGCCGAGGTCAGGATCGGCGGCGGCTTCGGCCACGGGGTGCCGGGCCTGGTGGCCGCGGTGCGCGAGGGGTCCCGGCGGCTGGCCCGGCCGGGCGCCCCTCCCCCGGCCGTGCGCAGGGCGGCCGCCGGCCCGCGCGCCTCCCTGCGCGGGGCGCTCCTGCTGGCCCGCGAGACGGCGCCGGAGCCGGCGGCCGGGGCCGCCGGCTGAGCGGACGGGGCGCTTGTCCGGGCCCTCCCGTGCCTCAGCCGGGCAGTCGGCCTCCGCCGGGCAGACCCAGCAGCTCGCGCAGCGCGGGAGCGACGTCGTACAGGGACAGGTCGTCGGCCGGGCCCGGCGTGAGGCCGGGGTGGCTGAGCATGAAGATCCCGGTGTCCCCGTGGTTGGCGTGGTCGGGGCCGGTGTCGTTCTCGGTGGTGTAGAGGCCCTGCCCCATGCCGAGGGTGGCCAGCGCGCGCCAGCGCAGATCGCCCACGTAGACCAGCAGGTCGGGGGCGATCCCGTTGACCTCCGGATAGAGCTGGTCCGGGCGCATGGCCCGGGTGCCCATCGGCTGTCCGGCGTCGTCGTCCATGCCCTCCAGGGCCCTGGCGATCTTGTCGAGGGTGCTCTCGTACTCCTTGGCCGGCACGATGCCCTGGGGTTCGCGGCCCTCCACGTTGAGGAAGACGCGGCCGTAGTAGCCGCCCTCCGCCCAGGCCGTGGTCCGCTTCCAGTCGACCTCGGCCCGGGCCATCGGCGTCGGGCCGGCGGGCTCCTTGGCGAGGACGAGCAGACCCTCCTGGCGCAGCCACTCGTTGATGAACAGTCCGCCGACCATGGGCTGGGCCCCGTGGTCGGACACGACCATGACCGAGGTGTCCTCGGGGAGGCATTCCAGGAACTCGCCGATGTGCCGGTCCAGGGACCGGTAGTAGTCGCGGAAGAGGTTCTCGTACGGGTTGCCGGGCTCGTGGCGCGGGTGGGAGGGGTCGCAGTACTTCCAGAAGCCGTGGTGGAGCCGGTCGGGCCCCATGTCGACGAAGGAGAGGAAGTCCCAGTCCTGGCTGGTGGCCAGGTGCCGGGCCACCTGGAAACGCTGCTCGCTCATGTCGAAGATCTGCTGGGACACCCGGTCGAGCTCGGGCGAACGGAAGTTCTCCACGTCGAGCATGTATCCGCCGGTCAGCTTCTCCAGGTCGTCGCGCAGACCGGGCGGTGAGGTGTACCGGGCGCGGGTGGACGGCGCCAGGAAGCAGGAGACCATGGCGCCGCGGATCGGCGTGGTCGGATAGGTGCCGGGCACACCGAGCACCACGCTCTCGCGGCCGGCGGCCGACATCTCGTCCCAGATCCGGGGCGCCTTGATGCTGTGCGACGTCGCGAAGGCCAGGGGCCCGTAGTCGTGGGCCGCGCGATCGCGGAAGCCGTACACCCCCAGTTCGCCCGGGGTCCGGCCGGACATCATGCACGACCAGGCGGGCATGGTGATGGGCGGGTCGACGCTGCGCATCGGGCCCCACAGCGAACGCTGCCGCAGGCCGCTCAGGACGGGCATGTCCTCGGCGAAGCGGTCGAAGAGGAGTTGGGGGGTGGCCGAATCCAATCCGATCACGGCGACCCTGCCGGCATGTGGCATCTGGTTCTCCCTCTGTCGTACGGGGCCGGACGGTCAGGAGGCGGTCACGAGCCGGGTGAGCGCGCCGGCGGCCAGTCGGTAGCCGAGCGCCCCCATCCCCATGACCACGCCCGCGGAGAGCGGTGCGGTGACGGACATGTGGCGGAACCCCTCGCGGGCCCAGACATTGGAGAGGTGCACCTCGATCCAGGGCGGCGCGTAGTCGGCCAGCGCGTCCCGCAGTCCCCAGCCGGCGATCATCAGGGCACCGGGGTTGACGATCGCGCCGAGCGCGTCGCCGTGTTCCTGGAGCAGGTCGATGAGTTCGCCCTCGCCGTTGCGCTGCTCGGACACCAGCTTCCAGCCCCGGGCGGAGATCTCCCCGGCCACCGTCTCCTCGATCTCCGCGAGGGTGGTGGTGCCGTAGATCTCCGGCTGCCGGGTGCCGAGCGTGCCGAGATTCGGGCCGTTGAGCAACAGCACATGACTCATTCCCGACCCCCGTCCGCCACGCCGAGGACGAGATCCCCGTCCAGCCCCAGCGGCCGCACCCCGATCGAGGCCAGCACGGTCGGGGCCACGTCCACCATGTCCATGGGGGTGTCGCCGTCGGGGGCCGGTGCGGCGCGGCGGTAGAAGAGGGCGTTGTCGCGGGTGTGGGTGCCGGTCAGCATCGCGTCGGCCCGCACGACCCCGCTCCCTCCCCAGGCGCCGCGCAACTGCACGCCCTCGGCCGGCAGGACCAGCAGATCGGCGGCCTGGGACAGCAGGGGCCCCTCGTACAGGGCGTCGGCGCGCAGCACCTGCGAGACCAGCAGCGGACCGTCCACGTCGGTGCCCGCCCGCGCCCCGTCCGAGCGCAGTCGCAGGAGTTCGTCGGCGATCTCCGCCGACATGTCCTCCGCCTCCGCGTCGGAGAGCCCGCCGCCGGGGAAGCGGCTCTTGCGGTTGAGATAGATGCGGGCCGGGTCCAGTGCGAAGGCGGTGCTGCGGGAGTCGAGGCCGGTGAGCTTCTTCGTGGAGTCGAGGTCGGCCAGGTAACCGGACTCCCGCAGCCAGGTGTTGACGTAGCACTGCCGGTCGGCGGGGCCGAATCCGTGGTCGCTGACCATGAACAGTTCGTCGTCCGGGCGCAGCAGGGCCACGAGCCGGCCCACACACTCGTCGACCAGACCGTAGAAGTCCCGTACCGCCTGGTGCAGGGGGTCCTCGGGGTCGGCCACGGCCCGCCACAGGAAGTGGTGCACGCGGTCGGTCTCGGTGAAGACCGCCACGCCCAGCTCCCAGGGCTCGTGGGTGAGCAGGTACTCCATGGCGTCGGTGCGGGCGCGCAGGGCCCGGATCGCGCGGGTGAGGAACCCCTCCGGGTCGGCGACCACGTCGCCCACCTCGACGTCGAGTTCGTAGCCGAGGCGGCGCAGTTCGGGCAGGAGCCGGGCGGGGGTGACCGCCCGATTGAAGTGGGGGGCGACGAACCCGGCGACCAGGACGCTGTCCATGGCGACGGCCGGGTAGGTACCCGGCACGTTGACGCACACCGTCCGCCGTCCCGCCGCCGCGGCCAGCGCCCAGAGGGCGGGCTCGCGCAGGTGCAGCAGGTTGGGGAAGTGCACGCGGTAGCCCTCACCGGGGACCAGGTCGGTGAAGCCGAAGATCCCGTGGCGAGCCGGATTGGTGCCGGTGAGGAAAGTGGCCCAGGAGGTGGAGCTGATCTCCGGTACGGGGGCCCGTAGTTCTCCGCAGAAACCCTCGGCCAGCAGGTCCGCGACATGGGGCAGCACCCCTTCGGCGGCGAGCTGGGTGAGCAGAGTGCGGGGCATACCGTCGAGCCCGATGATCAGGGCGCGCTCTGCCATGTGTCCCGTCTCCTCTCGTCAGGCGATAGGGGTGCCGGCGGGGGCGATGCGCCGGTTGACGTACTCGGCGAGGAGGTCGAGGTCGTCGATCAGCTTGATCGACAGGTCCTCGTCGTCGATCTCCACGCCGAACTCGCTCTCCACCCAGATGAGGAACTCGATGGTGTTGATGGAATCCAGCCCCAACGCCTCCACGAGCCCCCGGTCGGGCACCTCGGACGGCGCGATCGACAGTTCGAGGGAATCCACCAGCACCTTGCGCAGCCGAGCCTTGACCTCATCCACAGTGCAACGTCCTTTCACGGGACCGAGCGAGCCGGAAGGGTGACGGAATCCACGGCGGTACGGGGGTGCGTGCGGCGGGCGAGACGCCGGGGAGGGCATGAAACCGGAACGTACGGAAGACCGCCGGAAAAAGAGAGCGAGCAGGTGTCACATGACAGGACTCGAACATCATCTTGGTGCCAACGCCGATTCACAGTAAGCCACATGACGGTGCCCTGGGCATTCCCTTCTGGCCATTCCCCGAAGAACGTGCCCGGAAAGCAAAAGCCGGCAGCCGGGGCGCCGGTCCCGTGTTTCGGTGCGTTGTCGCACGTCCGGCGGCCGCGGGGCCTCGCCGCCGCCGTGCTTTCCCTTCAGTACACGGACCACGGCGCGGTGTTGACGTGCTTCGCGGGGGCTTGCTAGATCTGGACCCCCAAGGGCGGCGAGCGGCATTCCCCGCCGCCGTTCCCTCACAGGACCGCGCGCCACAGCCCAGACCGTCGGGTCTCCACGTCGAGCACCACGCCCGGCCGGTCCTCGGTGACCCCCGCCGGCGTGAATCCCCGTCACCGCGACCGGACCGAACGCACGCTTTCCCCCAGCGGCCGGCCCCCTCCCGCCCACGACCGAGAGGCACGTTCATGTCATCCAACCGGGTCGACGAGGTTCTGACGTTCCCCGCGTGGCCGCAGCACGGTCCCGAGGAGCGCGCGGGCCTGCTGCGGGCACTGGACCAAGAGGGCTGGTGGCGCAACGGCGGAAGTGAGGTCGACTCCTTCGAGGAGGAGTTCGCCGCTCTGCACGGAGCGCCGCGGGCGCTCGCGACCACCAATGGGACGCACGCCCTGGAGCTGGCCCTGTCGGTGCTGGGCGTCGGGCCGGGCGACGAGGTCCTCGTCCCCTCCTTCACGTTCATCTCCTGTTCGCTCGCCGTGCAGCGCACCGGTGCCGTGCCGGTCCCCGTCGACGTGCGGCCGGACACCTACTGCCTCGACGTCGACGCGGCCGCGCGCGTGATCACCCCGCGCACGAAGGTCGTCATGCCCGTGCACCTGGCCGGGCAGTTCGCGGACATGGACGCGCTGGCGGAGCTGAGTTCGGCCACCGGCGTGACCGTCCTGCAGGACGCGGCGCACGCGCACGCGGCGCGCTGGCGCGGGCGGCGGGTCGGCGAACTCGGCTCGATCGCTGCCTTCAGCTTCCAGAACGGCAAGCTGATGACGGCGGGCGAGGGCGGGGCCCTGCTGCTGCCGGACGAGGAGAGCTACCAGGAGGCGTATCTGCGCCACGGGTGCGGCCGACCGCCGAAGGACCGGCTCTACGAGCACCGCACCCAGGGCTCCAACTACCGTATGACCGAGTTCTCGGCCGCGGTGCTGCGCGCGCAGCTCTCCCGGCTGGAGGAGCAGGTCGCCGTGCGTGAGGAGCGTTCGCGCCATCTCATGGCGGCCCTGGCGCGCATCCCCGGTGTGGTCCCGCAGGGCAGGGACGAGCGCGGTGACGTCAAGTCGCACTACATGGCCATGGTCCGGCTTCCCGGCACGACGGCGGAGCGCCGTCTGGCGCTGGTGGACAGGCTGATCTCGCACGGCGTCCCGGCGTTCGTCGCCTTCCCCCCGGTCTACCGCACCAGTGGTTTCTGGGAGGGCCCGCACACCGGCGATGTCGACGACCTCGCCAAGCGCTGCCCGGTGGCCGAGGAGATCGGCAACGACTGCCTGTGGCTGCACCACCGGGTCCTGCTGGCCGACACCCCGGTCCTGGACCGGCTCGCCGAGGTGTTCGCCTCGGCCGTCGCCGCCGGCTGAGTCCCGGGCAGGGCGCGGCGGCCCTTTCCCCGCTCGCCACTCCCCTCGCTCCCCCTTCTTCCTCGCCTCCCGTTCCCTCCCGTCCCCTCCCTCATTTCGACCGACGCTGGAACACGCAGCGGCCTCCCGTAAGGAAACGTGAGTACATGACGGTGCGTCATGGGTACCGCACGGTGGTCTTCGATCTGGACGGCGTGCTCATCAACAGCTTCCAGGTGATGCGCCAGGCGTTCGCCCTCGCCCATCACGAAGTGGTGGGCGAGGGCGAACCGCCCTTCGACGAGTACCGCACCCACCAAGGTCGCTACTTCCCCGACATCATGCGCCTGATGGGGCTCCCCCTCTCGATGGAGAAGCCCTTCGTCGAGGCGAGCCGGAGCCTCATCAAGGAGGTGGAGGTGTACGAGGGCGTCCCGTGGTTACTGCAACGGCTGCGCGCGTCGGGGATCGGTACGGCCATCGCCACCGGGAAGTCCGGTGAGCGGGCGCGCGAGGTGCTCGACGTGGTGGGCCTGCTGCCGCTGCTCGACGCCGTCGTCGGCAGTGACGAGGTGCCCCGCCCCAAACCCGCCCCCGACATCGTTCTGGAGGGCCTGCGCCGACTGGACGCGGAGCCGCAGCACGCGGTGATGGTGGGCGACGCGGTCATCGACCTCCAGGCGGGCCGGGCCGCGGGCACGGCCACGGCGGCGGCCCTGTGGGGCGAGACCACCGCGGGGCCGCTGCGCGGGGAGCGGCCCGACCACGTACTGCACCAGCCGACGGAACTGCTCTCCGCCGTTCTCGACGAGGCGTCCCGGTGAGCGCCCCGGTGGCGGGGCCGCGCCGCAGCGTCCTCGCGCCGCAGGGCGCCCGTCTGGAGCTGGCCGGGCTCAGCGGGGCGCAGGCGTGGCGGACCCTGGTCGAGACGGCCGAGCTGGTGCGGGTGTCGGGGTACGACACGCTGTGGCTGGAGGACCGCACGGACACCGTGCCACGTCGTGAGCTGCAGCCGGTGATCGAGGGGTGGACCGCTCTCGGCGCCCTCGCGGCGACCGTCGCCGACATCGGGCTCGGTCTCCTGAGCGCCGTACCGCCGCACCGCAATGCCGTCGTCCTCGCCAAGCAGGCGGCCTCGGTCGACATCGTGTCCGGCGGGCGGTTCCAGCTCGGCCTGCCCACCACCGACCATCTCGCCGAACACGCCGCGGCGGGGAGCACGCCCCTGGGCGCCGACACCGCGCCGGCTCTCGCCGAGACGGTGGAGGCCCTGCGGATGCTGTGGTCCGGCGTCCCCGCCGTTGTCGACGGTGACGTGGTGAAGCTCGCCGGGGCACACGCGGTGCCCGTTCCGGCCCGGTCCCCGCTGCCCCTGGCGGTACGCGCGGACGCGGCGCACCCGGACGCGGCCGCCCTGCTGCCGGAGGCCGTGGTACGCGCCTGCTCGTCCGTCCAGTGGCAGGGTGAGCCGGAAGAAGTAGCCCACGCGGTAAGGGAGTTCGGGCGGCGCCGGGAGTCCTTGCGACTGGACCCCGCAGGCGTGCGGCACGCCCTGGTCGCGGAGTGCCGTGTCTTCGACGACCGGCTCGGGCTGGAACGCTGGTTGTCGAGCCCGCACGTGGTGGTGTTCTGGAGCCACCACCCCGACCTGCTGGCCCGGCGCAGCCTGTACGGGACCGTGGACCGGCTCGCCGAACGCGCGGGTCAGTACACCGCGAGCGGGATCGAGGAGTTCGTCCTCTGGTTCCGCGACTACCCCGCGACCGAGAGCCTGCGCCGCTTCGCCGAGGAGATCGCGCCCCGGGTACCCACGGCACGGCCCGCGGGGGTGTGAGCGATGACGTCCGGCACCGACACCACGACCCGTGCCCTCCTCTCCGCCGACTGGCTGGCCACCGCCGGGCGGCTGCCCGCTCCCGACCCGGCGCCGCGCAGTACGGTCGCGTACCGGCTGACGGTCACCGACCCGCCGCCCGGCACGGCGCCCGTCACGGACGTCCTCGTCGACCTGGCGGGCGGACGACTGGGGGTGAGCCGGGCCGCCGGGGAACCGCCCGGGCTGCTGATCACCGCGCCGTACGCCGCCGCGTACGACCTGCTGCTGGGCCCCGCCCGGGCCAGGGTGGAGATCCTGGAACGCGGTGACGTACGGGTCGTCGGCAACTTCAGTCTGCTGTTCTTCATCGACGCCGCTCTGGAACGCGACCGCGCGGGGCAGGTCGCGGCACTGCGCGAGGGCACCGCCGTGCCGCCCGGAGCCGTACGCGCGCCCGGAGCGCGGGGCGTGCCGCGGGAGCACGGCGACGGCGTCGCGGCTTCCCCCTCGGATGCCGAGGCGGTGGAGCGGGCGGCGCAGAACCTGCCCCGGACGGTGCGCGAGCTGCGCCGTGAGGTGGGCGACTCGACGCCCGGGGCGCAGTTCTACGTCTCGCTGGACGGCAAGACCGTGGCCGACGCCGGACTGGGTACGGCCCGCCCCGGCGTCGCCATGACAGCCGACTCCATGCCGCTGTGGTACTGCTGCGCCAAACCGCTGCTCTCCGTGGCGCTGGGCCGGCTCTGGGAGCGGGGGGACTTCGACCCCTACCTGCCGGTGGCCCACTACCTGCCCGAGTTCGCGGCCGGCGGCAAGACGGCGATCACCTCGATGGAGCTGCTCACGCACACGGCGCCCGTCCCGACCGGCCAGGACCCGCTGCACGGTGTGGTGGGGGCGGC contains these protein-coding regions:
- a CDS encoding serine hydrolase domain-containing protein, with product MTSGTDTTTRALLSADWLATAGRLPAPDPAPRSTVAYRLTVTDPPPGTAPVTDVLVDLAGGRLGVSRAAGEPPGLLITAPYAAAYDLLLGPARARVEILERGDVRVVGNFSLLFFIDAALERDRAGQVAALREGTAVPPGAVRAPGARGVPREHGDGVAASPSDAEAVERAAQNLPRTVRELRREVGDSTPGAQFYVSLDGKTVADAGLGTARPGVAMTADSMPLWYCCAKPLLSVALGRLWERGDFDPYLPVAHYLPEFAAGGKTAITSMELLTHTAPVPTGQDPLHGVVGAADEVRLRRAFEAVVPQREPGTPAGINYSQWWAWFVLARLLPVLDGRDYGAYVEEEILRPCGMDRTRVYLTPEDYDAYGERLPLIHVSNLGDTPQPTWFWSTRGATTHCIPGVNTRGPLSDLGRLLEMLLAAGAAPGGRVLSPTSVAALTGRHRTGVRDRYGNADWGFGLRLECASLGEEFVSFSRHASPRAFGHDGLWTATAFADSETRLAVALHLNGKVEHERHQERMFRITDAVHQDLGLV
- a CDS encoding alkaline phosphatase family protein, with the protein product MPHAGRVAVIGLDSATPQLLFDRFAEDMPVLSGLRQRSLWGPMRSVDPPITMPAWSCMMSGRTPGELGVYGFRDRAAHDYGPLAFATSHSIKAPRIWDEMSAAGRESVVLGVPGTYPTTPIRGAMVSCFLAPSTRARYTSPPGLRDDLEKLTGGYMLDVENFRSPELDRVSQQIFDMSEQRFQVARHLATSQDWDFLSFVDMGPDRLHHGFWKYCDPSHPRHEPGNPYENLFRDYYRSLDRHIGEFLECLPEDTSVMVVSDHGAQPMVGGLFINEWLRQEGLLVLAKEPAGPTPMARAEVDWKRTTAWAEGGYYGRVFLNVEGREPQGIVPAKEYESTLDKIARALEGMDDDAGQPMGTRAMRPDQLYPEVNGIAPDLLVYVGDLRWRALATLGMGQGLYTTENDTGPDHANHGDTGIFMLSHPGLTPGPADDLSLYDVAPALRELLGLPGGGRLPG
- a CDS encoding alkaline phosphatase family protein, which produces MAERALIIGLDGMPRTLLTQLAAEGVLPHVADLLAEGFCGELRAPVPEISSTSWATFLTGTNPARHGIFGFTDLVPGEGYRVHFPNLLHLREPALWALAAAAGRRTVCVNVPGTYPAVAMDSVLVAGFVAPHFNRAVTPARLLPELRRLGYELDVEVGDVVADPEGFLTRAIRALRARTDAMEYLLTHEPWELGVAVFTETDRVHHFLWRAVADPEDPLHQAVRDFYGLVDECVGRLVALLRPDDELFMVSDHGFGPADRQCYVNTWLRESGYLADLDSTKKLTGLDSRSTAFALDPARIYLNRKSRFPGGGLSDAEAEDMSAEIADELLRLRSDGARAGTDVDGPLLVSQVLRADALYEGPLLSQAADLLVLPAEGVQLRGAWGGSGVVRADAMLTGTHTRDNALFYRRAAPAPDGDTPMDMVDVAPTVLASIGVRPLGLDGDLVLGVADGGRE
- a CDS encoding phosphopantetheine-binding protein produces the protein MDEVKARLRKVLVDSLELSIAPSEVPDRGLVEALGLDSINTIEFLIWVESEFGVEIDDEDLSIKLIDDLDLLAEYVNRRIAPAGTPIA
- a CDS encoding type II 3-dehydroquinate dehydratase; amino-acid sequence: MSHVLLLNGPNLGTLGTRQPEIYGTTTLAEIEETVAGEISARGWKLVSEQRNGEGELIDLLQEHGDALGAIVNPGALMIAGWGLRDALADYAPPWIEVHLSNVWAREGFRHMSVTAPLSAGVVMGMGALGYRLAAGALTRLVTAS
- a CDS encoding VOC family protein, producing the protein MAVPRLTLFAIVSKDMGESLAFYRRLGLDIPADADSAPHVETVLPGGIKLAWDSVETVRSYDPDWSAPTGGHRSAVAFEYPDPQAVDTAYAELVDAGYVGHIKPWDAVWGQRYAIVLDPDGIAVDLYAPLPA
- a CDS encoding ROK family protein — protein: MSYLGIDIGGTKTALLLERPGARPAYARFDWPAEADAEADLAALAGAVSRLVGTGGPRTVRAAGIALPATVRDGLMVAWPSRPSWAGLRVGTLLERVLPGVPVAHEDDGSLAALAEAAATGARDLAYLGVGTGIGGGLVLGGALHGGPRGGAAEIGHMVVDPGGPVCVCGRVGCLQAVASGTATLARAAALRGAPVAPDAFRTGLAQECAWARDALRPTVAALSVAVVNLGELVQCAEVRIGGGFGHGVPGLVAAVREGSRRLARPGAPPPAVRRAAAGPRASLRGALLLARETAPEPAAGAAG
- a CDS encoding HAD-IA family hydrolase; the encoded protein is MTVRHGYRTVVFDLDGVLINSFQVMRQAFALAHHEVVGEGEPPFDEYRTHQGRYFPDIMRLMGLPLSMEKPFVEASRSLIKEVEVYEGVPWLLQRLRASGIGTAIATGKSGERAREVLDVVGLLPLLDAVVGSDEVPRPKPAPDIVLEGLRRLDAEPQHAVMVGDAVIDLQAGRAAGTATAAALWGETTAGPLRGERPDHVLHQPTELLSAVLDEASR
- a CDS encoding aminotransferase class I/II-fold pyridoxal phosphate-dependent enzyme, translated to MSSNRVDEVLTFPAWPQHGPEERAGLLRALDQEGWWRNGGSEVDSFEEEFAALHGAPRALATTNGTHALELALSVLGVGPGDEVLVPSFTFISCSLAVQRTGAVPVPVDVRPDTYCLDVDAAARVITPRTKVVMPVHLAGQFADMDALAELSSATGVTVLQDAAHAHAARWRGRRVGELGSIAAFSFQNGKLMTAGEGGALLLPDEESYQEAYLRHGCGRPPKDRLYEHRTQGSNYRMTEFSAAVLRAQLSRLEEQVAVREERSRHLMAALARIPGVVPQGRDERGDVKSHYMAMVRLPGTTAERRLALVDRLISHGVPAFVAFPPVYRTSGFWEGPHTGDVDDLAKRCPVAEEIGNDCLWLHHRVLLADTPVLDRLAEVFASAVAAG
- a CDS encoding LLM class flavin-dependent oxidoreductase codes for the protein MSAPVAGPRRSVLAPQGARLELAGLSGAQAWRTLVETAELVRVSGYDTLWLEDRTDTVPRRELQPVIEGWTALGALAATVADIGLGLLSAVPPHRNAVVLAKQAASVDIVSGGRFQLGLPTTDHLAEHAAAGSTPLGADTAPALAETVEALRMLWSGVPAVVDGDVVKLAGAHAVPVPARSPLPLAVRADAAHPDAAALLPEAVVRACSSVQWQGEPEEVAHAVREFGRRRESLRLDPAGVRHALVAECRVFDDRLGLERWLSSPHVVVFWSHHPDLLARRSLYGTVDRLAERAGQYTASGIEEFVLWFRDYPATESLRRFAEEIAPRVPTARPAGV